One window of the Helicoverpa zea isolate HzStark_Cry1AcR chromosome 7, ilHelZeax1.1, whole genome shotgun sequence genome contains the following:
- the LOC124632101 gene encoding uncharacterized protein LOC124632101 — MIAKILGLRRGLISVINRRYPSGKLLTSRHNYAAGLLNPAKYGSTSPLVTSVRTYRCDAHMNELPVPCVPWEPWYSDKQSFYNKVLVLGILWWIFSLGMMLYTDSIYLNWGPPLQPGPPSEEVEECDDSE, encoded by the exons ATgattgcaaaaatattaggaTTGCGAAGAGGTTTGATATCTGTTATAAATAGGAGATACCCCAGTGGAAAATTAt TAACTTCACGACATAACTACGCCGCCGGCCTTTTGAACCCGGCTAAATACGGCTCAACAAGTCCATTAGTAACGTCTGTCAGAACTT ACCGCTGCGATGCGCACATGAACGAACTGCCGGTGCCGTGCGTACCTTGGGAGCCGTGGTACAGTGACAAGCAAAGCTTCTACAATAAAGTCCTAGTTCTTGGCATACTATG GTGGATATTTTCTTTAGGCATGATGCTCTATACCGACAGCATATACTTGAACTGGGGCCCGCCGCTACAACCCGGCCCTCCGAGTGAAGAAGTCGAAGAATGCGACGACTCGGAATAG